One genomic segment of Halalkalicoccus tibetensis includes these proteins:
- a CDS encoding asparagine synthase-related protein, protein MELGLLYSGGKDSSLAALLLDSFYDVTLVTATFGITDDWTHARRSAEATGFEFRTLELDPDVAEAAVDSLLEDGYPRNAIQAVHTHALEELAGEGFSAIADGTRRDDRVPSVSRAQAQSLEDRHGVDYIAPLSGFGRGAVDRLVEARLDVESGPSETISRADYEAELRALLVEREGPDAVGEVFPDHDQTSVTGFR, encoded by the coding sequence ATGGAGCTCGGGCTGCTGTACAGCGGCGGCAAGGACTCCTCGCTCGCGGCGCTGTTGCTCGACTCGTTCTACGACGTGACCCTCGTCACCGCCACCTTCGGGATCACCGACGACTGGACCCACGCCCGGCGCTCGGCCGAGGCGACGGGCTTCGAGTTCCGAACGCTCGAACTCGATCCCGACGTCGCCGAGGCGGCCGTCGACAGCCTCCTCGAGGACGGCTACCCCAGAAACGCGATCCAGGCGGTCCACACCCACGCCCTCGAGGAGCTCGCTGGCGAGGGCTTTTCGGCGATCGCCGACGGCACCCGCCGGGACGATCGGGTGCCCTCGGTCTCGCGGGCCCAGGCCCAGAGCCTCGAGGACCGCCACGGCGTCGACTACATCGCCCCCCTCTCGGGGTTCGGCCGCGGGGCGGTCGACCGGCTCGTCGAGGCCCGCCTCGACGTCGAGTCCGGCCCCAGCGAGACGATCTCCCGGGCGGACTACGAGGCCGAGCTCCGCGCGCTGCTCGTCGAGCGCGAGGGTCCCGACGCGGTCGGGGAGGTCTTCCCCGACCACGATCAGACCTCCGTCACCGGGTTCCGGTAA
- a CDS encoding DNA-binding protein gives MSERPDDDRLEELRQKKLEQLQDQQEGGGAGGAEEAQQRQQQQADAQKKAMLRQHLTDGARKRLNSVRMSKPDFADQVERQVLALAQSGRIQGKIDEEKMKALLKELQPDQQSFDIKRR, from the coding sequence CTCCGACAGAAGAAGCTCGAACAGCTTCAGGACCAACAGGAGGGCGGCGGCGCCGGCGGGGCCGAGGAGGCCCAGCAGCGCCAACAGCAGCAGGCCGACGCCCAGAAGAAGGCGATGCTCCGCCAGCACCTCACCGACGGCGCGCGAAAGCGGCTCAACTCCGTGCGCATGAGCAAGCCCGACTTCGCCGACCAGGTCGAGCGCCAGGTGCTCGCGCTCGCCCAGAGCGGGCGCATCCAGGGCAAGATCGACGAGGAGAAGATGAAGGCCCTGCTCAAGGAGCTCCAGCCCGACCAGCAGAGCTTCGACATCAAGCGGCGCTGA
- a CDS encoding DMT family transporter, whose translation MDPGLLASVLAALLWGSYLFALKRYFSGYSASVITVVVHTIAIALYAPVAIASVPPDALGTLAAGGPGLATIVVANALAFVAFIRAIEAGEISYVAPISKIVPVFVLPLEIVLLGEYLTPVQISGVVLATLAVYVANFTGGSLLDPIRQALRSPAAGFALLSAALYAVGDVGRRVTLQELALPTELFVVGLLGGMVVVLSPHAARSWTPIRGDLPKFLAAGLLVAVAEHLTALAFSLVPASIASPIINTQAIVAVVLGGVLLREAAFRTRLVAAVLAVIGVTLIAL comes from the coding sequence ATGGATCCCGGTCTCCTCGCCAGCGTTCTGGCTGCCCTGCTCTGGGGGAGCTATCTCTTCGCGCTCAAGCGCTACTTCTCGGGCTACTCCGCGAGCGTGATCACCGTCGTCGTCCACACCATCGCGATCGCCCTCTACGCGCCGGTCGCGATCGCGTCGGTGCCGCCCGACGCCCTGGGGACGCTCGCGGCCGGCGGGCCCGGCCTCGCGACCATCGTCGTCGCGAACGCGCTGGCGTTCGTGGCGTTCATCCGGGCGATCGAGGCCGGCGAGATCTCCTACGTCGCCCCGATCAGCAAGATCGTCCCCGTCTTCGTCCTCCCCCTCGAGATCGTCCTGCTGGGCGAGTACCTCACCCCCGTCCAGATCTCGGGGGTCGTACTGGCGACGCTCGCGGTCTACGTCGCGAACTTCACCGGCGGCTCGCTGCTGGATCCGATCAGACAGGCGCTTCGCTCGCCCGCGGCGGGTTTCGCGCTGCTCAGCGCGGCGCTCTACGCGGTCGGGGACGTGGGCCGGCGGGTGACGCTCCAGGAGCTCGCGCTGCCTACCGAGCTCTTCGTCGTCGGTCTGCTCGGGGGGATGGTCGTCGTCCTCTCGCCACACGCCGCCCGGAGCTGGACGCCCATCCGGGGGGACCTCCCGAAGTTCCTCGCGGCGGGGCTGCTGGTCGCGGTCGCCGAGCACCTCACCGCGCTCGCGTTCTCGCTGGTGCCCGCGAGCATCGCCTCGCCGATCATCAACACCCAGGCGATCGTCGCGGTCGTCCTCGGTGGCGTGCTCCTCCGCGAGGCGGCCTTCCGCACCCGCCTGGTCGCGGCGGTCCTCGCGGTGATCGGCGTGACGCTGATCGCGCTGTGA